The genomic interval GATCGCGCTGGGCGCCCGCGTCATCGGGCCGGAGATCGCCAAGGATTGCGTCGAAATGTTCCTTAAGACCGATTTCGAGGGCGGCGAACGCCACAGCCGCCGCATCGCCAAGATGGGCTGAGCGCGACACTTCGCCGCTCCCCTGCTCGGACCTTCATTTGGCCGTCAAGGCCCGCAACCGGGACGCGACAGTTCCCGGATCGACCTGTCGGGACTTCCAACCGGCTTTGCGCCCTTCGATTTGAGGAACTTTCCGCCATGACCAGCAGCAACACCGCCGAGATCGGCCGCTTCTTCGCCGCCTCGCTCGCCGAGACCGATCCCGAACTGGCCCGCGCGGTGCGCGACGAGCTGGTCCGCCAGCAGGAGCAGATCGAACTGATCGCCTCCGAGAACATCGTCTCGCAGGCGGTGCTGGAGGCGCAGGGTTCGGTCCTGACCAACAAGTATGCCGAAGGCTATCCGGGCAAGCGCTATTATGGCGGCTGCGAGTTCGTCGACGTCGCCGAGAACCTGGCGATCGAGCGCGCCTGCAAGCTGTTCAACTGCGATTTCGCCAATGTGCAGCCGAATTCCGGCAGCCAAGCCAACCAGGCGGTGCTGCTGGCCCTGCTTCAGCCGGGTGACTGCGTGCTCGGCATGTCGCTGGCCGCCGGCGGTCATTTGACCCACGGCGCCGCGCCCAACATGTCGGGCAAGTGGTTCAAGGCCGTGCAGTACGGCGTCCGCAAGGACGACCATCTGATCGATTTCGATCAGGTCGAGGCGCTGGCCCGCGAGCACAAGCCGAAGCTGATCATCGCCGGCGGCTCCGCCTATCCGCGCGTTCTGGATTACCAGCGCTTCCGTGCCATCGCGGACGAGGTCGGCGCGATCTTCATGGTCGATATCGCCCACTATGCCGGTCTGATCGC from Azospirillum sp. TSH100 carries:
- the glyA gene encoding serine hydroxymethyltransferase, with protein sequence MTSSNTAEIGRFFAASLAETDPELARAVRDELVRQQEQIELIASENIVSQAVLEAQGSVLTNKYAEGYPGKRYYGGCEFVDVAENLAIERACKLFNCDFANVQPNSGSQANQAVLLALLQPGDCVLGMSLAAGGHLTHGAAPNMSGKWFKAVQYGVRKDDHLIDFDQVEALAREHKPKLIIAGGSAYPRVLDYQRFRAIADEVGAIFMVDIAHYAGLIAGGVYPNPFPYADVVTTTTHKTLRGPRGGMVLTNKEDIAKKINSAVFPGLQGGPLMHVIAAKAVAFAEALRPEFKTYAQAVVDNAQILAKTLIAGGLDIVSGGTDSHIVLVDLRPKNLTGKAAEASLEHAGMTCNKNGVPFDPQKPMITSGVRLGSPAATTRGFGTAEFKQVGEMIVETLDGLAASNSGDNTAVEAAMRERVRGLCRQFPIYPTL